In Setaria viridis chromosome 5, Setaria_viridis_v4.0, whole genome shotgun sequence, the genomic stretch AGCGGCCGGGAGCGCCGGGCTAGCGACCGAGGACGGCTGACGTGGGCCGGCGGATGGCGGACGGCTGGCCAGCAGTCGGCGACCTGGGGCGACGGGcgttgggcggcggcggtcagggtcGTCGGGTGGCGGCCGTCCGGGGGCGGGGGtgtggcgggcgggcgggggcgccgggcggcggatgGCGAGTTGGCAGATGGCGtctggcggcggggtgcggcgacGGGCCGCCGATGGCGGCGCGCAAAGAGACGGAAGGGTATGCGGGGAGGAGCGGATGGACGCGTCGGGAGAAATAGATCGGGGCAAAAAACGAATCGTTACCTTCATaatcagtggcaggtgggtaattttttaccccaaaagcacttgaaagcagggggaaggtgcttttgattttgtactagagcaaaagtagcttttgggcaaaagcacgtagagcttttaggccctttggttgacttttggcttttgcaaaagcaaaagcaggttggaaagcccaaccaaaggcacccttaATCTTGCACAATATTTTATTTATCTATCCATCTATCTATCATACAAGCCTTGGGCTGCTTAAAAATTTGTTATCATCACCGTCTGACACAGCTGTGCTGTTTGAAATATATCTGGAGCTATAGAACTACGATTGACATGAATCCAATTGAGTTAGTTCAAGAATTTAATGGGTTATTTTCTTTCAAAGTTTTATGATTTTTGGATTTTCTGACAGAGAGAAATCTACATGTTAGTGGAATATGTAGAATCTATCATTTCTCTATGATAGTTACACCTGATTGAGTGGGATGAACAAAATATGTTGTAACTGGATCTCATACCTCTCTATCTTCTAGATTTATCTCTATCTACAACTATCTGAGTCTCATATTTTTACTGATCATTTGGTGAACACAAGGTCCGGATCCAGAGTTGAGCCTTGTCAGAAGAGCCGCAACTCCAACCTCGATCCTCAACAGAACCAGGTGCCACTAGAAGGGATGGAGCAGTTCTTAGCCACCCAGACCTTGCTGTTGTAGAACCTAGCCAATATTATGGCCAGTTTGCAAGCTCAAGTGAACCAGACGCCAACAGCACCACCTGTGCAGCCTAGGGACAAGCATAGGGAGTTTATGAGCCATCAACCTCCTACCTACTCTCATTCAACAGATCCACTGTAAGCTGATGATTCTCTCAAGAGTgtagagaagaagcttgagatcACCCAATGTAATGATAGGGAGAAGGTCCTATATGCTTCAGAAAGATTAGAAGGACCTGCTGCAGATTGGTGGGATTCATACACAGGTGCCCATGTAGACACATCTACCATCACCTGTTCGGAGTTCAACAATAACTTCAGAGCACACCACATTCCAGCTAGTGTGATTAAGCTTAAGAAGAAGGAGTTTCTCAGTCTTAAGCAAGAAGGGATGTTTGTGTGTGAGTACAAAGATAAGTTCATCCAACTATCTCGCTAGGTGCCAGAAAAGGTGGATaatgatgagaagaagcaagaccaCTTTCTAGAAGGTTTGAATGGACCTATTCAGTATCAATTAGTGGCCCACAATTTCCCTAACTTTCAGCAACTTGTGGATAAGGCGATACTAGTGGAGGACAAGCaccttgagttggtggagaagaagaggaagtttGAATCCCAGAAGAAAATTACCAGTAACACTCACCCCCATGGCACTCAACCGTGTGACCACTCATTTTACTCTAGGGAGCAGGATGTGTTCCAGCACCCCGATCCAAAGGTTCAAGATAATTGTCAGATCTCGCCTAGTAACATCCTGATGGAGACCAGTACCCCTTGCACTTTCAAGGGAAAGGGATGCTTTAGCTATGGAGAAGTTGGTCACTTTACCAACAACTGTCCAAGAAAGGATACTCAGAATCTCCAAAGACAATTCAGCAATGGTTCTAGGAGTCAAAACTGGAAAAGATGGAAAGTGTGAAATGGAAACCAACCTCAACAAAATATGGGACAACAGAACTACATACGTGGTAAGGTGAACCATGTGACTTCAAAGAGTGCTCAGAAGGCTCAAGAGGTCGTGCTTGGCATGTTCTTTATCAACTCAGTGCCTGCCACGATTCTATTTGACTCTGGTCCCACACATTCATCTATTACTTCTCCGTATACATCAAGACAGAGCTTACCCAAGTACACCATGAAGAAGACCATGTTAGTAGATTCTCCTAGTGGTGAGATAAGAGCAAGCTACATTTGTCCAAAGGTCAACATAAATATAAAAGAGGTAGACTTTCCTTGGAATGGGATGGTTGAGCACATTTGATGGATAATTCAGTGTGCCAAGACATCAGTGCTTCTTACAAGTTCTCAAGGACAAAGGATTGAATTTATGGCTAGGTTACCATCAGAAATGGCATGTGTAATCAATCAGCTGAAGGATATTGCCATAGAAGACATCAGAGTGATGTGTGAGTTCCCAGGCGTCTTCCCCGATGATCTACCAGGCATGCCACCAGACCGAGAAGTGGAGTTTGTTATTGATCTTAtacctggtactgcacctatTTCCAAGAGACCATATAGAATATCGAGTGATGAGTTACAAGAGCTTAAGAAACAACTGAAGGAACTATTAGATAAGCGCTTCATCCATCCTAGTTCGTTACCTTGGGGAGCACTAGTTATATTTGTAGAGAAGAAAAGATGGTACTCaaaggatgtgtgtggactacagaTCACTTAATGAGGTGACCATCAAAAATAAGTATCCACTACCTCAGATTAAAGATCTATTTGATTAGATGAGAGGAGTCAAGGTTTTTTCAAGATTGATCTACGATTAGGTTACCATCAGATGAAGATCAGGCCATCAGATATTTCCAAGACCGCATTtactaccagatatggactatatgagtataTAGTGATGTATTTTAGCTTGACTAATGCCCCCgcctacttcatgtatctcatgaataaggtgtttatggagtatTTGGATAAGTTTGTGGTTGTCTTTATTGATGATATTCCAATATACTCCAAGAATGAAGAGGGGCATGAGGAACACCTGTGACTTATGCTACAGAAGCTTAGAGAACATCAGTTGTCTGCTAAGTTTAGCAAGTGCAAGTTTTCGTTGAGTGAAGTTTCATTTTTTGGACATATCATCACAAATGGAGGTATTGCAATTGACCCAGGGAAAGTCAGAGATGTGTTAAAGTGGGAACCGCCTCAAACAGTGACAGAGAttaggagtttccttggacttgctGGACATTACCGCAGATTCATagaaggattctccaagatagtgaaACCAGTCACCTCGCTACTTGAGAAAGGGAGAGAGTTCAGATGGATTGAATCTTATCAAGCCAGCCTTGAAgagttgaagaaaagattgactacagccccagtgctagtgGTTCCTGATATTCACAAGAGTTTTGAtatttattgtgatgcatctcaaCAAGGCCTAGGTTGTGTGCTTATGCAAGAAGGACATGTTATAGCCTATGCCTCTAGGCAATTGAGGAagcatgagcagaattaccctactcatgatttggagttagcaGTAGTAGTTCATGCTTTAAAGATTTGGGGGCACTACATCCTTGGAACTAGATGCTAGATCTatactgaccacaagagcttgaAGTATATCTTTACTCAAAAGGACCTCAATCTGAGACAGCGCCATtggttggagttgatcaaggactatgacttGGAGATACATTATTATCctggcaaagctaatgttgttGCAGATGCTTTGAGTCGAAAGGGACATGTTAACATGGTCCTAGTACACCAGTTACTCGAGGAGTTGTTTAAGGAGTTTGAGAGACTCAACCTTAATTGTCCATACAGAAGGAGTAACTATGGAAGTGGAACCTACCTTGGAATCAGAGATATAGAAAGGCTAGCTTGAGGATACCAAGGTTAAAGAAATTAAACAACTAATGAAGGAAGGGAAAGCACCTGACTACAGGATAGATGATCAAGGAATGCTTTGGCTTGGAAATTGAATCTGTGTGCTATATTTGGAACCTCTCAAGGTGCTGATATTGAGAGAAGCCCATGATTTCGCCTACTCCATTCATCCCGACAGtactaagatgtatcaagatctCAAGGAAAGATATTGGTGGTATGGTATGAAGCAAGATGTTGCTCAGTATGTTGCTCTATGTGATACATTTCAAAGAGTTAAAGATGAACACTAGAGGCCAGCAGGATTGCTTCAACCATTGAAAATACCAGAGTGGAAGTGGGAGGAGATTAGTATGGACTTCGTTGTGGGATTGCCTCGCACACAAGCTGGATATGATTCTatatgggtcatagtggatAGATTGACCCAAGTTGCTCACTTTATACCAATCAAGACCACTTACACAGGAGCTAGATTAGCAGAGTTGTATATGTCTAGAATTGTCTGCCTACATGGAGTGCCTAAAAAGATTGTGTCAAATGGAGGTACACAGGAGCTAGATTAGCAGAGTTGTATATGTCTAGAATTGTCTGCCTACATGGAGTGCCTAAAAAGATTGTGTCAAATGGAGGTACGCAGTTCACATCAAGATTTTAGTAGCAGTTCCATGAGTCTATGGACACAAGGTTGAACTTTTagttctgcttatcatcctcagacGGATCGTCAGACAGAGACGACCAATCAGatattggaagatatgttgcgaGCCTATGCTCTCCAGTATGGTAAAAGTTGGGATTAGAGTTTGCCTTATATAAAGTTCTCTTATAACAACAGTTATCAGGATAGTCTCAAGATGGCTCCGTTTGAAGCTCTGTATGAAAGGAGGTGCAGAACTCCATTATTCTGGAATGAAACTGGAGAGAGACAATTGTTTGGGCCACAGATCATACGTGATGCAGAAAAGAAAGTGCAGGTCATTAGGGAGAATTTGAGAACTGCACAATCAAGGAAAAAGAGCTATGATGATACCCGTCGTAGGGAATTGACCTTTGAAGTAGGTGATTACGTTTATTTGAAGGTGCCACCTATAAGAGGATTACGGAGATTCAAGGTCAAAGGCAAGTTAGCACCTCGCTACATTGGCCCATTCAAGGTATTGGAAAGAAGAGGAGAAGTAGCATATCAGTTAGAGTTACCAACTTAACTTTTAGATGTTCATAATGTCTTCACATATCTCAGCTGAAGAAGTACTTAAGAGTATCAAAGGAGCAACTGCCTATGGGAGAGCTAAATGTGCAGGATGACTTAACCTATACTGAGTATCCAGTTAAACTATTAGAGACGTTGGAAAGGATTACAAGGAACAAGGGAATCAGGATGTGCAAGGTACAATGGAGTTATCATTCAAAAGATGAAGCTACATGGGAATGAGAACATGAGCTGAAGGCAGAATTTCCTCAACTCTTTGCTAGCCcatccgaatctcgaggacgagattcattTTAagggggtaggtttgtaacacactaattctccttttcctagagctaaatctatttattagaaggccCTAGATTATTTTTCACGGGTTCtaattattttatttggattccccGTGTCCCAATTTATCTCTAGtaatttttctagaatttttgggattttcagagtatttttcgtggCTTTTATTGAATTgtctggattttttttccacGGGAAATTATTTTtcgaaaataataaaaaatctAATCCTTTTCATCTAGGCCGAGCCTTGCACCTAACCCGCTCTGACCCAGCCTAGCAGGCCCAGCAGCTGCAGAGCAGCAACTATGTGGCACGGCCACCGCCTTCTTGCCGTGCGTGCCACGGCAGGCCTCGCTCCCTGCGCCTATTTAAGGCGAGGCTGAGCGCATGACCCTGCGCCCCTGTTGCACCACCCGCCAATGCCTCGCAGCGCCCTCATCTTGCGTAGTGCCACCGCTGACCAGAGACCACCGCCACCTAAGCTGTGCACCGCCGCCCCGATTTGCCGATTACAGGTGCAGCCGGAGCAAGCCGACGCCACCACGAGGTCCACGAAGTCGAGCCGAGCGCGCGCCACTTGCCACCACCTTCATTTGGTCGCCAGAGGACCACCGCCTATGAACACCCGTGCGCCGCCGTCTTCCCCATCTGCCGCCGTCAAAAATCCGGCCGGATTCTatccatccccgccgccggtgagcaccGTGGAGATCCCCTCAACATCCTCTCTCATTTCCCCTCCTCGCCTTGGTCCCcagctcgccggagcgccggcaAGCCGACCAGCCAGAGCCGCCGCAGACCTGGGGAAGAACAAGACCCCCGGTTTTGCAAAAAGATCCCCGTAAAACCCTGCAATTATTTATCCTTTTCTTGTGTCTTGGCAACCTTACCGAAAACCCCCTACAAATTTCCAGTTCCTTTCAATCTAACCCGAACCCGTCAATTTTGCAGATCTAGCCCTTACCCTTATCCTTTTTGCGAGCACTGTTTTACGTGTCTTGTAGATCTTTCTTGCTAGCCCTTCAAATCTATTGTTAATTGCATCTAAGTCCCTGAAACCATGTTTACCTCGTAACTTCTTCGTTTTAGCTTCGATTCCAGTGAATCTTGCGCTCTCGCAATCCTTGCAAGGTGTACAATAGTTTTAAAATGTTGTTTTAGTACATTTTTTATGTACGGTAGTTTTAAAATGTTGTTTTAGTACATTTTTATAGTTTGGCATACTATTTCTTATTAGATGTATTTATTTGCTTGTTTAGTTGCTTTGGGTGATTGTGTGATGCTAGAAGGAGCGCAGTTCGAGGAATCTCAAGAAAAAGACTACAAAGACTCTGAACAGCAACAGGACTTTAAGGAAGGCAagttgtgtccttgatcacaTTATATCCTATACAACATCTATATATGAAACATATGCTATGCACGCTAGAGtcttaatttgatgggtcctaattAAGAATTTACCTAGTTTCCGTATTATCCCTTGTCAACCTGGGTTTTACTTTattgttgggtagctatgctaaTCGCTATACTTGGTTTATGGTGGGAAGTAATGAACAATGATGGACCTGATTTATTTTATGTTATGCACCTTTGTTAATTTCAACCACTCACATgccttaattggaacatggagtgaccacccaggaaaacagcaCAACCATAAGACCAACAGGCTCTGATCTacgctaattaattagaaactctagtttgtgatACTCTTATCGAAAGGGTAAGAGGAGCTCATAGGTTGTGCGATGGGTTGTATAGCCAAGGGGTGTACGCACCACTTGGGTGAGGGTTCATCcccttatgaggaaaccttagcgggttatcacttattagagaatctttgtaaagatctcgtagcatccctatgcagtAACACCTcagtagtgtgataagtgcctacttttgcataGCATGGTTGGTCTAAAGTTCTCTTGAAATTTTACACGACTTATGGTGAAAGtttacaacctctgcagagtgtgaAACTtgtatatcagccgtgctcacggtcaagagcggcctgaaccctgcataataattgaacttgaagaataaTTAACATGtgtttatgtttcatttatgcTCGTGATATATTCTTGCTCTTATGCATaattgggtggtataaacttacattctAGTAAATAGCTTGCAACTTGACCAACTTTAAAAGTGCTTGAATGCAGTAAACCAGTCAGCTATTCCTTGActtggccttacactacacatttccCCGCACTTTCTAAGtatcaaccataagtgtactcacactTGCTATATTTGTTGTTCAGTACAAGGCAAATCTGTTGAAGACTTTGAATAGTTGCTAGGCGTACATTTCCCCCAGTCAACTGCTTGTGGAGTTGTTTGAGATCCGCTGCTTATACTAGAGATTTTTATCTCATTTTCTGGTTATATAATCTATGTAACTCTCTCTTTATGTTATAACACTGTATTTGATATTTAATGAAGTCATcgtatgtgtgaaacttgatcctgacaCACATATGATAGTCAcctggttttgcctttaaaaccgggtgtgacaccaTGTTATATTTCTCTCAAGCACAAGAGGATGATGGCACCAAGGACCACCCCAGCACTGTGGATCCCGGCAGTGCTCATGCTCCTGAGGTAGATCCAAGCAACACCGTTCTCCTGAGGGCATTGGAACTACCATTGTCATCCCCGTTGTCCCCGTGCCCCCTTCTCGCACGAGATGCATAGGAACATCGTCAATTTGTCATCCTCGGCTTCCCACCTGTGTTAGGAAGGTCGCCCAGGGCGGTGCCATTGGGCTAAGGGTGACGTTAGGGGGTGCCGAGCTCAGGACGGGGACTGGACATCCCGAGGTCAGGCAATGGCAAGGGTGCACATGCACAGGGGGAGGGAAAAGCGGCAGCAATGACAGATCCACCGGCGCCGAAGGTGAATCGAGCGTGAAGAAGGTGGGAAGGAGAGCACACCAGCATCAAGCTCATGCTCCACCACACACCTCCTTCGCACAAGGACGATGAGTACGCTCAAGCTCAGGGCCCATGTGGGGTAGCTAGAGCTCGGGGGCGACGGTGGGGAACCTGCACAAGGGGAAGGCGGCCGGGGACGTTGGGACTCATCGGGTAGGAGAGGCAGCGCCTGCCGCCAACGTAGCAGGGATGCGGCGACACCCGTGCTCGTGGAGGCGGCGCTTGGTTGATCAGAGTCTTTTACCTGAATACGACATTAAAGAACATCTCGCGTGTATGCCGTATGTCTTGTTATTATGCAATACATTTTAACATGCAAAGACATATAAAAAATGGGGTTAATATAACAAAGATACAAACAGATCAATTTATTTCGCTAGTCATTTTTAAGGGCACCGGTAAATTGCAAAAACAAATTACAACATGGCAAATGATCATATGTTATCATTTAATTGTGGCAAAAATGTAACTTTTCCTAAATAAAAATTTTGATTGATGAAAAAGTAAATTTACTTACTAATGTTATATTCCTAATCATATCCAAGGAAGAAGACATTAATCCGGTAAATTGTTATTAGAAATGGACCATACTCTAGTGTACTCTCATATCTCTTTTGCACTAAAATGGATAAAGAGGATGGGTGTGTTACAGAAACCATGTGATGCATTTGCTTAATTAGTGCTACCTCGGTTCCAAATTATAGgctattttagcttttctatattCATAAATTTAACTATGTACATAGATATACGCTATGTCTAGAGACATAGCAAAAGATATAAACcttaaaaagtcaaaacaaacgtatataatttgggacggagggagtattttataTACCATGCACAACATcttttaaggaaaaaaagaaaggtacAATGGCACAATTTCTACTCACGACAAAATGGAGACAATGCAAGTGCGTATCATAAATAACCCAACGAAACCGGGCACCCCTGTACTATTCCTGAACTTGCTCACATAGCCCTCAACAGTGATAAAGGTAGACATTCTTAGGTGTGCAATTAAATGACGAAGTTAAGTGTAAGAAACAAACGAATCCCCTGTATGGTTGTCGTGATCGAAAATATGCTACAGACACCAGGAAGACGATCCACTCCCCCACTCTCCGAGAAGCCATAGATGCCTAGaattcaaacagaaaagaatttgcttaatttaaaaaatcaaaattttaaTTTACAAATCATGAAACTTTGAACTCGCAAAAACCAAGTCAAGTCAAACACCATCATAAGCTTTAGTGCAACTCAAGTCCTAATTTTAGTAATCAATTTCTTATATGTATTTCCACATAAACTCAACACATTACTACAATTACATGAACTATGAGGGAAGGTCTGCTTCCTATGCTTTCTTGTCCTTTGAATTAGAAAACAGTCTTGAGCCTTGAGCTGAATCCAAGGTTCCCATGGTTCTGCTCCCTTATATTTCAACGTGGTGGGAGTAATTGTGTTGGACTTCAGTATTAGCGTGACCCATGACTTCTGTCACatccggttttaaaacaaaagcaagtgctacctatatgtatgccaacatctagtttcatacatatagtggtATTACAAGTtaataacagtaacagtatcacgtaaagaaaaagagtctatcagagatatacgcTTGATCCTGGAAACGGAGGGTCCAACTTCGCATGCAATCGACCGGGGGTTgcatacgcctagaactcaacaCCATTTTCAACAAACTTTAAGTAACTTCTTCTTCTGGGCAACATTGTTTATAGCAAGTGTaagcacatgtcgtactcagcaagtatgGAGAAAGTATGAATGCAAGGTTTAAACAAAGAAAGGTTGACTGGTTgattgcattaagcatttttagttggtcaaattttattagcacttgaatactaaggtataagtatataccaaaccacattaagcatgaacataaataaagataacagcAATAAATAATAGCAttttaattcaaattttgaTAGATTAATTATGTGAGAgttcaggccgctcttgaccgtaaGCAcagctgatatatcagtttaaGACACTCTAcaaaggttgtacatctttacccacaagttaTGTTTCCCATGTCGCCTGAGGTAGCTAGCCTCTTAAACACTTCCAAGGTgagagacctttacaaagattccctaataagaagtagcccgctaaggtttcaagtCAAAGTAGAGCATAACCCTCCCTAATGAGTGCAGTTCCTTAGCCAAGAATACCACTCAAGAGGATCGGGCTATACCCCAACGATGcaacccctcttgccctttcaggAAGGCcacccaaactagagtttctaattaattagctaagcTAGAGCCATATAGCCTTGTGAttgcactattttcctaggtggttctccatgttccaattaagcatcgtgatcttgtattagtgaaaggtatagcataaattaaaaaagtttaatcattgagttcattaaaaccaccctaacccaagtatagcagctaagtatagctacccaacagaaagataaacccaggttgataaggaatgatcataaaaactaggcaaaacttaataggacccatcaaattaaatgcaggcatatgcaatagtgattaaatatTGTTATTGGgataaaagcacaaggacacacttgtcTTTCttcaaagagaagaaagaatagCTGCTCAGAttatcttcagctcttgctcttcaAAACACTTGAATGGTGTTCCTTCTACTCATAGCAATCATGAGGCGCAAGCGtacaaagcaaacaaacacTACAACTAAGAATAGTACATCAGTCAAAAGAAAAGCTTTCAA encodes the following:
- the LOC140222876 gene encoding uncharacterized protein encodes the protein MAPFEALYERRCRTPLFWNETGERQLFGPQIIRDAEKKVQVIRENLRTAQSRKKSYDDTRRRELTFEVGDYVYLKVPPIRGLRRFKVKGKLAPRYIGPFKLKKYLRVSKEQLPMGELNVQDDLTYTEYPVKLLETLERITRNKGIRMCKVQWSYHSKDEATWE